A window of Nerophis lumbriciformis linkage group LG21, RoL_Nlum_v2.1, whole genome shotgun sequence genomic DNA:
TTATTAATTGTTTTCACACTGAATTGTGTGCCCTTGTGAGTGTTTAGTTATCTTTTTCCTTCCTTATGTAATTTGAGCTACTGTGgctaacaatttcccttgtggatcattatagTTTGTCTAAATTCAAATCTAAAGTTCAAGTGGGTATTTTGTAGAGCAGCATTGAGCTCTGGGGGAAATTTTAAAGTCAATCCGATTCTGATGTAATTGCCAGAAAAATAATAGAACGGGCGACACAATTGGCACAATTTTGTCTGCATCAGTTCAGGCCGTTGGttttttgtggccctaaacaatattttgtttatgGGCCCATTTCGGCCTCTTACTGGTTAATttcgccccctgcgaccccgaagggaataagcggtagaaaatggatggatggatgtaccacGCTAGGGTTGCAGCCTACTGAGTATTTCAATTCAGTCGTCACTTTGCGCTTTGAAGTTTGTGGCTTCTAACCGTATTTAGAAAGATATAAACaggtttttatgctctagctataaaaatactaacttgactctcgccagattcttgtagttcgctgagctccacacaaggatctgggacttctcaataggagatgtatttcagaaaaaaaatcattgtatatgattggataaaccacttgtccgttatcttgaatgacgtgctacttcaaccactcacatcgaaatcaacccgtgacgttgatgagagcgacgctgggaaatccaaaacagaatagccgacatattggataacgacagagcgaaaagttagagaacttttactgaaacaacgcaatGTTAGTAGACaatcgatgtcgcaaaacagttgcaatagcagaatcaatgtcagcacacgactcctcgctgcgtgccaccattgttgtttgaatcaaacagttgcTTCggtgctacgtcacatctataaaataccgcccggcgatcctgtaTGGTTCATTATATTTTGCTATCTTGAAAGAGCTTGCAATGCCCtcaagcccagatccttgtgtggagctcagcgaactacaaggatctggcgagagtcaggttataaAAATATGCCATTTcgcaaaaatgtatttaccttggccaggcccggaaccaattaacaacgATAAATGAGGTACTGTATTACGGTACTTTTGGCGACCAGAAGTAGATTTGGCTATGGGAGTGTGTGCATAAAAGACACAACTAACAAAAATGTAGTTCAAGCAtgacattaaaaaataatgtattattattttacaagtTATGTTAAGAGTTGTATTTACCATAAACTTGTATGAACAGTAaaccaaaatacctcattgacAATTTAATTCAGTCCAATCCAGTCCAATATGTTCAATAGTCGTGTGTTTatattccagataatgtccaaagttTATTTGAAAAGGGAAAAAGTAGGTTGATAGGTTCAAGAAGGAAAGCCAATTCAAAACCGATTAGGCATTAATTGGAAAAGTAAACAAACACGCAATAAATGgacacaaactatgaaaaacgaTATTCTTTAGACATTATATCTTTAAGGAAAAGGTTTGGCTCCAACATAAACTTAAATAGTACGGTTGTTTTATAAATATGGCCGTATATTTTCACGATGGCGGTGTTCAAAGCAATGCTCCATTAGAATCATCTCTGTGGGCTTTTGAATGGGGTTTTGAATGGAGGCAGCCAGGATGCTGCTAAACCAAACTAAAACGATTACGGAGGACCTGTTGGCTCACCGCTGAATACAAGTTTAGCAGAGACATAATATAATTGTATTCTTGAGGTCATTTCGCACATCAAAGTAGaacaagcaaacacctgcagagCACAACTACCACGGTTACCATATTCATGAGCCAAAAACAAGTGTTTATGCCCGAGTTCAGAAGTAGAAGGATGGGGCGTGtactgacttattttattttcacatgGCTGGTTAAGCCAAACACAATACATACCTTTGAGTGCAGCAATGGAGTCTGTGGCAGCCTTCTTATTCTTCACCTTGCTTTCCTAACAACGACAGCAGTAGAATATTTGTTAAGGGTTTTaattagaaaaacaaaaaaagtgtgaGGCAAACATTCATCACATCCTGTTTACACACAGTGGCCATTTCATTTGGTGCACTCACCAATGATGATGTCTTTCAACTATCAAAGTAAAATATTGGAAAACTAAACAACAACCATGAACACATTGTTACattcacatttttaaaaactggacattattttgaatgcatttttttttgcatttaactTTATGGGGTTGTGCAAATAGACAATAGGCAATTGTGTgcaaaatgcaaaacacacatGAATTAAAGatgcaagagtgtgtgtgtgtgtgtgtgtgtgtgtgtgtgtgtgtgtgtgtgtgtggtgtgtgtgtgtgtgtgtgtgtgtgtgtgtgtgagagagagagagagagagagagagagagagagagtgtgtgttatcttgtatttgtacccttcttgagacatcaacaaggaaaagtaccttccatataaggacATGTGAAcatgttaggaccgaaatcatggtcccaatatggaaaaccattgcatctaatagagaatgtctcatttgcacccctggaggtgaaatctatcaaaaaaggagggatttttcaaattgactgtgtgtcggttttaaaagtgcttcccctctggccaacatatgtaataacaagtgtctgtaagaaatttaaatgtgccccttttggccaaaagtaattaaaaaaatatgtatatagagacatactgtagtaacttgaagtaaataatgaagattaaaaaacaattacaaacaaaaaaataaatgaactgaaagcagtctttttctcaaaatgtgttgacttttttcttataaaattgggagcaatttctcatattctttctgtttctgtaatattgcaatattttctcggaaatgtattactttttcatgtaaaattactactttttaatgcaaaatggtgacatttgtcatatcacattctgacttatcacaatattgcccattttgttgttgttcttgtaaaatagtaacattttttgtgtaagattataacttttgtcataattttgctaagtaaaatattgccaaaatctttaagttttcttttaaaattgtgacttttgtcgagtaaaattacgactcttttcataaaattgccaaaatgttaagcttttcttgtaaaattgcgactgttattgagtaaaattcccactTTCATCatcacattgcacaaatgttcagtttttattgtaaaaattttgacttgtgtttagtaaaattacgacttattataatactgccaaaattcaaagtttttcttataaaataccaactcaattttcacaacaagcgtttttatatttgcatagtatgcatatattattaatgttgtaaatacaaatctttatatatctagaaagggtcttaaagaggtaggcattcttcggaggtctcaagaaattaacaaatacaagaatatatgtgtgtgcgtgtgtgtgtgtgagtgtcgtCCAAACCTTATCTTCATTGCATGTCTGTAAGGTCTTTGTATGTTCCTTCTCTGTTTTCTGAGCTGCTACTTTGCGTTGCTTCAGATCATCTATCCTGCCCTTGATGGAATCCAAGTTGTCCTGGAGCTGCCTGACTTGGGGTTTCAGTAATTCGATGGATTTCTCCTCAGTTTTGGACAATGCCCAGTCCTTGAGCGTGCGTATTTGAACATCGCGATATTCCATCTCTTGGCGCAAAGCCTGGAAAGTCACCACGACCAACACCACCACACTGAGGCCGAATAAAACAACCgaatacttcatcttttttttaattcatatgttTCTCCTCGGTCAAGACGCTGCACTTGACGCGCCGAACTACTTCTTCAACTGGGCGTGTCAATGCACACACTTCCTCATTGGgtgacgcacacgcacacaccttgATGGGATCTACGTCCGGCTTTGGCCCCGCCCACAATCTAGATTTGGCTGTCATCATCCATCCGTACATCCGGCCAtccgtcgcggggggtgctggtgcctaccccagctgcattcgggcgggaggcggggtacaccctggacaagtcgccagatcatcgcagggccaacacagatagacagacaacattggcactcacattcacacactagggccaatttagtgttgccaatcaaccatatTATATTACATTGACAAACCACTTCTACTACATTTTTTACCCCGTTAAATTCATGTAAGACAGTGCACCAGACAGACATTTCTGcttggtgtagaccaggggtcggcccccaaaatgttgaaagagccctactgcataaaaaaaaaaaaaaaaaaaaaatctgtctggagccgcaaaaaattaaaagctttatataagtgttataatgaaggcaacacatgatgtaagtgtctgtattagctatattagcctactatcaaaggctgatgcaaatctttgttgacagaaatccatccatcaatccatttcctaccgcttgttcctttcgggttgcgggggggtgctggagcctatctcagctgcattcgggtggacaagtcgccacctcatcgcagggccatcacagatagacagacaacattcacactcacattcacacactagggccaatttagtgttgctaatcaacctatccccaggtgcatgtctttggaggtgggaacccacgcagtcacagggagaatatgcaaactccacacagaaagatcccgagcctgggattgaactcaggactactcaggacctttgtattgtgaggcacatgcactaacccctgtaccaccgtgctgccccgttgacagaaatgttgcatttttatttttttttttaaatgtgtaaaataaaaattaaaatgcaaCAATTCTGTCAACAGGTcgcacggtgggacaggggttagtgcatgtgcctcacaatacaaaggtcctgagtagtcctgagttcaatcccaggccctgtgccaccgtgctgcctgttgacagaaatgttgcattttaatttttattctacacatttttacaacattggaacacattactaaaacggaggcttctcacaggatgagataacttctggaaattactggctcagaatggccaaaggtatagatgtgtgtgtccaagtttaaggaaacggcaggctgtcttcttctaatggatttattacaatctttgtaaGCTGGGTAACGTTAACTGTGGTCtataacaacatggcacacaaacaaccatCAGAAATGcatccaatattacatacagataatgtgtcatgagacatgcacatacaaattaaatacacagaggacataggtaaaggaaattaaatgagctcaaatatacctacaaacgaggcataaagatgcaatatatatacagctagcccaaatagcattttagcatcgtcttgcagtcatggattgcctgataagcactccagcaaatcaataaatacttgtgcattcacgcacagcaaaaCACTTTTGGTGGACAGAATGAGACACAGAAGGAGGGGTATAAAACAGGTCtttttgtggcagcatcggagaaagttgtacatgtaaacaaactacgatgagttcaaggatctctgaaattagtacgacaaaacggtgcttgccaaatactttcatcagtgaaatatgtttattataaacagtgggatttctaacaattaggaaggtttgtgtcatgtttgttctcctacagaagatatattaaaacaaaacttcttttttttcttcatctttttccattttcttaAGAGGTCTAGGGAGCCACTCGGTCTGCGCTAAAGAGCCGTGCGGCTCAAGAGCCGCGAGTTGCTGACCCCCAGTGTAGACAGGGCAAATATCCTACAATAATATCGATACCAAGAGTAGTGTCAGTATCAGTATTAAAGTGATAAATTGATATTTTTAAGTTTCCTCCTATGTTTATTGTTTTGTTGTtgatatttttagacatattttaATATTGATgtacagttattattattattatttttttttttttttacaagtttagTGAATGCGATTTTGCACACAGTGGCAAAAGTCAGTAGTAGTTTATCCTTTTGTTTACttaattttgcactattgacttattGCATTATTTTGCTGATATAGCGCCATTGTCTTGTATTGTTGTGTTTACTTATGGGCTGTCTAAAAAACGAGTtacctcatgtgattaatcacagaaaatTAATCATGaatatacgcagattaatcacataatttattttgactgtgcATGTTCCTTTACCTCaacccagtgcttctcaattattgtaTGTTATGTCCCcactaggaagaagaaaacatttcacGCCCCCCCGGCCTACTCTCCGTCACGACTATAAATAGCATCATTTGTCTGTAAAatggttataagtacacctctgcataacagtgTATCTTTatcaacattaaagaaaacaaaaacagaaaaaaatacatatgtcacacctgggtgaagtcttgtctggtttTCGTCTGGTTTCAGGTTTtcttgtcacttcctgttttattttgaaatactaactctccctctcgtttcagatcaCTTGCTTTTCCTCCTGTATCACTGGtctgcccacctgtgtcaccctccctcatgtgtataactGTCTTGTCCTCCttctgtcctgtgccagagtAATGTtctgtcgttcgcgaacgattcgttcgaaagaACGATTCTTTTGattgaacgtactgaaccgaatcacttcatgaactgattcgttcctttcccagttcagttgagcttcgccgcgaccatgccggtatgagtggaactggcgcattctgtgactcactgaaccctcgacgtcggtgaacgaggggggggggggggggactgagcgaacgattcgttcaccgcggattaacgacatgaatcactcagtgaacgacagaatcaggactcgcgaacctactgacacagagaagtgactgtgtcgcggaggaggacgtcacattgaggctctcgttcagtcactgtgcgcgtcgttcattgggtgctgagggcttgtgtcgttcgcgaactgacacacaccgagatctgccgctggggaagctgttactgactgactcatgattcgccgacctgcacacagaactgctgttgcagaagtgattcaggttcacgtactgaactgtgctgattgtggcgctgtgtcagtcactcactgcctggtgtactgcatgcacagagctgtgtagggactcgcgttcaccctatttgctgcttctcccgcgaatgtctgcactgtactgtactacgcacacgccccccccccccctccccccctcctattttcttttttttgttttggggggggggatttagtgaacacattttttgaacgactcaatttaaggaactgattctagtgattcagtacagtcaaaagaactgccgatcccatcactatgccagagtgtttcgtatctgcttgtgcgtacctccagcgttccttTGCCACAGTGTTGTCCACAGCCATTGCCAcgtttttgtactttttgatcCACGGGAGATTCTTTGTTTGTAAACTTttgtcaggtaagattagcttcctagcatcgCCTCTGTTGGAGCGCTTTTTGTTGTATTTGATATATTCTGTTCTTAGCACCTTTTTCCCTCCTCAGCCGGAGCGTTTTGagttattaatattttttgttcagAGGTCAGGTTAGTTCTGTTTTTGATAGCCTGTTTTGTTTTTCtcgttttggaccccttcccttgtctGAATAAATATCTGTTTCCGAAATTCTGCATCTTTGTCCAGAGTCCTATTCGGGTCatgacaacatatatatatatatacatcaacttACGACAAATAACTTTGTTAACAatgtttttttagtctgtaacataaaataattaaaatgcatCAGTTTgcctaaaataaaaattaaatcccTATTTAAACTATAAAACATTTTGACTGACTTGAATTATATGATACTGAAAATGTGGAAttacattatggaatggattaaggaaggaaatcaaacaaagcacaatAATTCAGTTTAAAAGACTGTTCAAAATACAAgtcttcacaaagtacaaagaagaaccattatgataaacatcttaaaccttttttttatgagataatgattatttatgtatttgatatttgtttacttacttatggtatatgtaattatttataatttattcactgttccgttacagagaacaaagaaatgggatgaAACTGCTCTATGAAaacgggtaggattaaataaacactgctttttctttctccttttcggacgtgctgtaataaaacaactggaagtctggagacaatatattcctttaccagcctctcgaagcactacattatgatgggggtgagtgcaacggggcggtaatcattgagggagaaGATTGTGGgtttttaggcactggaatgattgtggctgtCTTAaagcatgatggtaccacagcctgggtcagcgagatgttgaagatgtctgtgagaaccccagccagctgg
This region includes:
- the LOC133621340 gene encoding uncharacterized protein, which translates into the protein MKYSVVLFGLSVVVLVVVTFQALRQEMEYRDVQIRTLKDWALSKTEEKSIELLKPQVRQLQDNLDSIKGRIDDLKQRKVAAQKTEKEHTKTLQTCNEDKESKVKNKKAATDSIAALKADHAVEKAKAEEEVQALKQHILDRDKAICIFADPSIVEVRTLCGINAPQ